In Streptomyces sannanensis, the DNA window CTTCCGCTGCTTCGGGTGCGTCCACCGGGTCCTCCGGCACGGCGTCGGGGCGGTGATCGGCCCGGCTCTGCGGCGGGACGGCCGCGACGATGTCGGTCTCGGTCAGGGTCTGGGTCTGCACGGGGGCGACCTCCAGGGTGATCGCTGCCGGTTCAGGGACGTGCGGCAGCGGGACGGGGGCGGCGGCCGGGCCGCTGTCCGTCCCGTACACGATGAGCGGATCCGCGGGGGTGAAGGGCCCACTGCCGGTGGGCCGGCCGCGCTCCGAGGACTCAGGCACCGCATCCCAGTGTGGGGTACGACACATCGCTGTCACGAGGGGCGTGCGATGACTTTTTGATGCCGGGCCGTGACCGTGCGGTTACCGGCGCGGTTGTCGATGTGGTTCGACCGTCATATCGACAGCACGACACACTGGACGCCCGGGCACAGAGATGGTCCGTGAACTTGAGCGAGATGGACGAGCTGCGCCGGCGCCTGGAAGCCCTTGCGGCACGCATGGACGACCTGGCTGAGCAGCAAGCCGCGACGCGGCATCTCGCGGTGAACCCGGACCGTGACGTCGCGGCGCTGCAGGAGCAGCGGCGCGACGATGTCAGCTGCTTCAGGCGCTGCGACAGACGCAGCTCGAGCAGGGCAAGACCCTGGAAGCGCACACCAAGACGCTGCTGGAGCACGGCAAGCTGCTGGGGGTCCTCGTCGCCGGGCAGGTCGCGATCATGGACCATCTGGGGATCACGCCGGAGGACGACACCTCCGAGCGTGGCTGATCAGAGCGCGTCGGCGCCGCGGTTGCGGAGCGACTGGGCGTACTGCTGGAGGACCCAGAGCTCGTTCTGCACGGCCGCCAGCTGTTCCGGGGCGGCGTGCGGGCCGAGGCGAGTGAGGGTGCCCTGGATGTCGCGGATGCGGCGGTCGACGGCGCGCAGGCGGACCTGGACGAGCTGGACGCCCGCGTAGGTCTCGTCGACCGTCTTGGAGTGGATCGCCTCCACGGCCAGCTCGGTGACCATGGCCCGGACCGTGTCGTCGGGGGCCGCGTCGCGGACCCGGGCGACGTAGTCGGAGGTGCCCTGGGCGGCGCCGCCGGCCTCCTCGATGGCGCTGCGCACGGCGGCGTAGGGCGGGGCGGTGAACTCGTCCACGCCGTAGGCGTCGAAGGCCGGGGAGACCAGTGCAGGATGCTGGAGGGCGAGCTTGAGGAGCTCACGCTCGGTGCGGTGGGCGGGGCTGCGCAGGTTCAGCGCGGGGCCGGCCGGGGCGGCGGGGGCGGCGACGGTCTCGTACGTACGGGCGCGCGCGCGGGCGGGAGCGGGCCCGCGGCTGCCGCGTTCGCGGGCCCAGCGGGCCAGCTGGGCGACCCGCTTGACGACGAACTGCTCGTCGAGGATGCCGAGGATGCCGGCCAGCTGGACGGCCGACTCGTGCTGGATGGCGATGTTCTTGATGTTGGCGACGATCGGCGCGGCCTCGTCGAGGGCCGCCGCCCGGCCGGCCGGGGTGTCGAGGTTGTGGCGCTTCACGATCTGACGGATCGCGAACTCGAAGAGCGGGGTGCGGGACCGGACGAGCTGCTGCACGGCCTCGTCGCCTTCGGCGAGGCGCAGCTCGCAGGGGTCCATCCCGCCGGGCGTGATCGCGATGGAGGTCTCGGCGGCGAACTTCTGGTCGTCCTCGAAGGCGCGCAGCGCGGCCTTCTGGCCGGCCGCGTCCCCGTCGAAGGTGAAGATCACCTCGGCGGTGGCGTTGTCCATCAGCAGCCGCCGCAGGATCTTGATGTGGTCGCCGCCGAAGGCCGTACCGCAGGTGGCGATGGCAGTGGTGACCCCGGCCAGATGGCAGGCCATGACATCGGTGTAGCCCTCGACGACCACGGCCCGGCTGCTCTTGGCGATGTCCTTCTTGGCGAGATCGATGCCGTAGAGGACATGCGACTTCTTATAGATCGCGGTCTCGGGGGTGTTGAGGTACTTCGGCCCGTTGTCGTCGTCGCGCAGCTTGCGTGCGCCGAAGCCGACGACCTCGCCGGAGATGTCACGGATGGGCCACATCAGCCGGCCCCGGAAGCGGTCGATGGGGCCGCGGCGGCCCTCCTGGGAGAGGCCGGAGAGGGTCAGCTCCTTGTCGCTGAATCCCTTGCCGCGCAGATAGCGGGTGAGGTGGTCCCAGCCGGCCGGGCTGTAGCCGACCCCGAAGTGCTGGGCGGCGGCCTGGTCGAAGCCTCGCTCGGCAAGGAACTTCCGGGCGATCTCGGCCTCGGGGCTGTCCAGCTGCTCGACGTAGAACTGCGCGGCGATCTTGTGCGCCTCGACCAGGCGGATCCGCTCGCCCCGCTGGTGGGTGGGGTTGTACCCGCCTTCCTCGTACCGCAGGGTGATGCCCGCCTGTGCGGCGAGCCGCTCGACCGCCTCCGAGAAGGAGAGGTGGTCGATCTTGCGTACGAAGGTGATGACGTCGCCG includes these proteins:
- the dnaG gene encoding DNA primase gives rise to the protein MAGRINDDDVKAVRDALPIDAVVSEYLQLRNAGGGNLKGLCPFHDEKTPSFQVSPSKGFFHCFGCQEGGDVITFVRKIDHLSFSEAVERLAAQAGITLRYEEGGYNPTHQRGERIRLVEAHKIAAQFYVEQLDSPEAEIARKFLAERGFDQAAAQHFGVGYSPAGWDHLTRYLRGKGFSDKELTLSGLSQEGRRGPIDRFRGRLMWPIRDISGEVVGFGARKLRDDDNGPKYLNTPETAIYKKSHVLYGIDLAKKDIAKSSRAVVVEGYTDVMACHLAGVTTAIATCGTAFGGDHIKILRRLLMDNATAEVIFTFDGDAAGQKAALRAFEDDQKFAAETSIAITPGGMDPCELRLAEGDEAVQQLVRSRTPLFEFAIRQIVKRHNLDTPAGRAAALDEAAPIVANIKNIAIQHESAVQLAGILGILDEQFVVKRVAQLARWARERGSRGPAPARARARTYETVAAPAAPAGPALNLRSPAHRTERELLKLALQHPALVSPAFDAYGVDEFTAPPYAAVRSAIEEAGGAAQGTSDYVARVRDAAPDDTVRAMVTELAVEAIHSKTVDETYAGVQLVQVRLRAVDRRIRDIQGTLTRLGPHAAPEQLAAVQNELWVLQQYAQSLRNRGADAL